The Patescibacteria group bacterium genome includes a region encoding these proteins:
- a CDS encoding tRNA-dihydrouridine synthase codes for MKSGFWRKLRKPFFILAPMANVTDSAFRRMFAKYGPPDVFFTEFISCDGLCSEGLERLKVDLKYTENERPLVLQLFGSKPDNFYRCAQMAQEWKFDGIDINMGCPDRAVERQNAGAKLMKDPKLAQRIIAETIRGAGTLPVSVKTRLGYSNDILDEWLPVLLDVDLAAITIHARTRKEMSKGPAHWDRIKRAIELRDAIKSKTLIIGNGDVASLAQGQELAKQTGADGIMVGRGAFGNPWFFDAERPPESITPKEKLKALLEHTRLFEKMFGENKHFDIMKKHYKAYVSGWPEAKALRVKLMNVKSANEVISIVDKL; via the coding sequence ATGAAATCAGGCTTTTGGAGAAAACTGCGTAAACCGTTCTTCATCCTGGCGCCAATGGCCAATGTGACCGACTCGGCCTTTCGCCGGATGTTCGCGAAGTATGGGCCGCCGGACGTTTTTTTCACCGAGTTTATTTCCTGCGATGGGTTGTGCTCCGAGGGGCTCGAACGATTGAAGGTTGATCTTAAATATACCGAGAACGAACGGCCGTTGGTGCTGCAGCTTTTTGGTTCTAAGCCGGACAATTTTTATCGCTGCGCCCAAATGGCTCAAGAGTGGAAATTCGATGGTATCGATATCAACATGGGTTGTCCCGATCGCGCCGTAGAAAGACAAAACGCCGGCGCCAAACTAATGAAAGACCCTAAGCTGGCCCAACGTATTATCGCCGAAACAATTCGCGGCGCCGGTACCCTGCCCGTGTCGGTAAAAACACGCCTGGGTTATTCGAATGACATTTTGGATGAATGGCTGCCGGTATTACTCGATGTCGATTTGGCCGCGATTACAATCCACGCGCGCACTAGAAAAGAAATGTCCAAAGGTCCGGCGCATTGGGATCGAATCAAGCGCGCCATCGAATTACGTGACGCAATTAAATCAAAAACTTTAATCATTGGCAACGGCGACGTGGCCAGCCTGGCACAAGGCCAAGAGTTAGCTAAACAAACCGGCGCCGATGGGATTATGGTGGGACGGGGAGCGTTTGGTAATCCGTGGTTTTTTGATGCCGAGCGGCCACCGGAATCTATTACGCCCAAAGAGAAGCTAAAGGCTTTGTTGGAGCATACCCGCCTATTCGAAAAAATGTTTGGCGAGAATAAACATTTTGACATTATGAAAAAACACTACAAGGCATACGTGTCCGGGTGGCCCGAGGCGAAAGCATTACGAGTGAAATTAATGAACGTCAAATCAGCCAACGAGGTTATAAGTATCGTTGATAAACTTTAA
- a CDS encoding iron-sulfur cluster assembly scaffold protein, with product MADLYNTLVYRHATTPSNKGKLTHPTKIFPGQNVSCGDEVRFYVKLNSKNIITDVRWEGSGCAISQAASSILSNMIKGKTLKQAQAMKTAVLLKKLAVDLSPSRVKCAVLPLYTIKGINFE from the coding sequence ATGGCCGACCTTTACAACACGCTAGTTTATCGTCACGCCACTACGCCCAGTAACAAGGGTAAGTTGACTCATCCTACGAAAATATTTCCCGGGCAAAATGTTTCCTGCGGCGATGAAGTCAGGTTTTACGTAAAATTAAATTCCAAGAATATAATTACCGATGTCCGTTGGGAAGGCTCGGGCTGTGCCATCTCCCAAGCCGCGTCATCAATTCTCTCCAATATGATAAAAGGCAAGACCTTAAAACAGGCTCAAGCCATGAAGACCGCCGTATTACTAAAAAAACTGGCCGTCGATCTTTCACCCTCGCGGGTAAAATGCGCCGTATTGCCGCTGTATACTATCAAGGGTATTAACTTTGAATAA
- a CDS encoding SufS family cysteine desulfurase encodes MIPKNIKQDFPIFKSMAARHRPFIYFDSVATSQRPRSVIDAETNWYETTNANIHRGVYALAEEATVAYERVRSQVAEFLNASDARSIVFTKGTTEGINLITQAWARPNLKRGDVILVTEMEHHANIVPWQQLAKEKSLILRYWPIDAAGKLVLTNLTKTLAGVKLLSLTHVSNVLGTINPIENIIRAAQKIGVVVVVDAAQSIAHLPIDIKKLKPDFLVFSGHKMYGPTGIGVAYVAPEHWDELQPYQTGGDMISRVDWQHSDFKPMPGLLEAGTPPLAQVAGLGAAVAYLQKLGWPALIRHEKDLTAYAYKKLSQIPGLKIYGPSPSERGGVIAFTITGLHAHDLASWLDERGFCVRAGHHCAQPLHQKLNVPATARIGLSVYNSKIEVDALASALTEIIKQWPTFTTR; translated from the coding sequence ATGATACCAAAAAACATCAAACAGGATTTCCCAATATTTAAATCCATGGCGGCGCGCCACCGGCCGTTTATTTACTTTGATTCCGTAGCCACCAGCCAAAGACCGCGATCGGTTATCGACGCCGAAACCAACTGGTACGAAACCACCAACGCCAACATTCACAGGGGCGTCTACGCCCTGGCCGAAGAAGCGACCGTGGCCTATGAGCGCGTGCGTAGCCAGGTAGCCGAATTTCTAAACGCGTCCGATGCACGATCGATAGTTTTCACAAAAGGCACCACCGAAGGAATTAACCTGATCACCCAGGCTTGGGCAAGGCCAAATCTCAAGCGCGGTGACGTGATTCTAGTGACCGAGATGGAACACCACGCCAATATCGTGCCGTGGCAACAACTAGCCAAGGAAAAAAGTCTAATTCTGCGCTACTGGCCGATCGATGCGGCTGGTAAATTGGTTTTAACCAATCTAACAAAAACACTGGCCGGCGTAAAACTGCTTTCGTTGACTCATGTATCAAATGTACTTGGTACGATTAACCCAATTGAAAATATTATTCGTGCGGCGCAAAAAATTGGCGTGGTCGTGGTCGTCGACGCCGCCCAAAGTATCGCCCATTTACCAATTGATATCAAAAAACTTAAGCCGGACTTCTTGGTCTTCTCAGGACACAAAATGTACGGCCCCACCGGTATCGGCGTCGCCTATGTCGCACCCGAGCACTGGGATGAATTACAACCCTACCAGACCGGCGGAGATATGATCAGCCGGGTTGATTGGCAGCATAGTGATTTCAAGCCCATGCCGGGCCTGCTGGAAGCCGGTACGCCGCCCCTGGCTCAGGTAGCTGGCCTGGGAGCCGCCGTAGCTTATCTTCAGAAACTCGGCTGGCCGGCGTTAATCCGGCACGAGAAAGACCTAACCGCATATGCTTACAAAAAACTTTCACAAATACCGGGCTTGAAGATCTACGGACCATCACCTAGCGAGCGCGGAGGCGTGATTGCATTTACCATTACCGGACTGCATGCCCACGACCTGGCCAGCTGGCTGGATGAGCGCGGCTTTTGCGTGCGCGCCGGGCATCATTGCGCCCAACCGTTGCATCAAAAACTAAACGTGCCGGCTACCGCCCGGATCGGTCTGTCGGTTTATAATTCTAAAATCGAAGTTGACGCGCTGGCGTCCGCATTAACCGAGATCATCAAACAATGGCCGACCTTTACAACACGCTAG
- a CDS encoding SufD family Fe-S cluster assembly protein, whose product MTLTKSHHPTKLSINAIQSAFKAPILPYAKLPATLRAILDKTSGLSQPNRFATIVPCNTKLTIEFTNKLLASWPTLYFIASPRAHLTIIEHLIYSGKVPAGSSTVILCQKGAQADYFGESINNQSFDLNTLTLVDTHGRASLNWYGRLNHRHVINQTIRHIGWNATGEINTIIDARQTANVSMCLTNDHQKQRGRGAIHWAGLGRDHSDTSVDGKVRIGPKGRGTNSVLFQNALLLSEQSRIKTVPNLEILNHDVKAYHGATVGRLSELERFYLTTRGLSSPQADRLLIKAFVHQVVRHAPNENIKRLFDRYLAT is encoded by the coding sequence ATGACCCTAACCAAGTCTCACCATCCCACAAAACTGTCTATCAATGCCATTCAAAGCGCTTTTAAAGCGCCAATTTTACCATACGCCAAATTACCCGCCACGTTGCGCGCTATTTTGGACAAGACGTCGGGTTTAAGCCAGCCTAACCGTTTTGCCACGATCGTACCCTGCAACACTAAGCTAACCATTGAATTCACTAACAAATTATTAGCCAGCTGGCCGACGTTGTATTTTATCGCGAGCCCACGAGCCCACTTAACGATTATTGAGCATCTTATATATTCCGGCAAAGTACCGGCCGGAAGCTCCACGGTTATTCTTTGTCAAAAAGGAGCTCAAGCTGATTACTTTGGTGAGAGCATAAACAATCAATCGTTTGATTTAAATACTTTGACGTTGGTAGATACGCACGGCCGAGCATCGCTAAATTGGTACGGACGGTTAAATCATCGGCACGTGATCAACCAAACCATCCGGCATATCGGATGGAACGCTACCGGTGAGATAAACACAATTATTGATGCCCGACAAACTGCCAATGTTTCAATGTGTTTGACTAATGACCACCAAAAACAACGAGGCCGCGGCGCTATTCACTGGGCTGGCTTGGGGCGTGATCATTCGGACACATCAGTTGATGGAAAAGTGCGAATTGGACCGAAAGGACGGGGCACGAATTCAGTTTTATTTCAGAATGCGCTATTATTATCAGAGCAGAGCCGCATCAAAACCGTACCCAATCTTGAAATCCTCAATCATGACGTAAAAGCCTATCATGGGGCTACCGTCGGACGCCTATCAGAGTTGGAACGCTTTTACCTGACCACTCGCGGATTGTCGAGCCCACAAGCCGACCGGCTTCTGATCAAAGCGTTTGTCCATCAGGTTGTCCGGCACGCTCCCAATGAAAACATTAAACGATTATTCGACCGTTATCTAGCCACCTAA
- the sufB gene encoding Fe-S cluster assembly protein SufB: MSRAINFNTSQSTFHDPLKYSFRTPKGLNASVVKSISAHKKEPAWLLAKRLEALKVFASKPMPTWGADLSDIDFDDITYYWKPSNQPTTTWKDVPAYIKNTFEKLGIPKAERKFLAGVGAQYESEVIYHNLKEQWTKLGVVFCDMSEAPLKHPELVQKYFGSVIPTRDNEFAALNTAVWSGGSFIYVPKGVKVDLPLQAYFRINAPSMGQFERTLIIVDEDASVHYIEGCTAPTYSKDSLHAAVVEIIALPRAKIRYTTIQNWSSNVYNLVTKRAVAHENALVEWVDGNLGSKVTMKYPAVLLKGRGARADVLSVAFAGKGQHQDTGAKVWHLASDTSSKIVSKSISKDGGRASYRGLVRVVPWAANCRVNVRCDALLVDELSRSDTYPTMDIENDRTIVEHEASVSKISDEQLYYLQSRGLSRAAAERMVVVGFMEVFAKELPLEYAIELNRLIAMEMKDSIG; encoded by the coding sequence ATGAGTCGAGCGATTAATTTTAATACTTCACAGTCAACCTTTCACGACCCGCTGAAATACTCTTTTCGCACTCCCAAGGGGCTCAACGCGAGTGTGGTTAAATCGATCTCGGCCCATAAGAAAGAACCGGCCTGGCTGCTAGCCAAGCGGCTGGAAGCGCTGAAGGTATTCGCTTCGAAACCAATGCCGACTTGGGGAGCCGATTTATCTGATATTGATTTCGATGACATTACCTATTACTGGAAACCATCCAACCAACCTACCACCACCTGGAAAGACGTACCGGCTTATATAAAAAATACTTTTGAAAAGCTGGGCATTCCCAAAGCCGAGCGTAAGTTCCTGGCCGGTGTCGGCGCGCAATACGAATCGGAGGTGATTTATCATAATCTTAAAGAGCAATGGACTAAACTGGGCGTAGTCTTCTGCGATATGTCGGAAGCGCCGTTGAAGCACCCGGAATTGGTGCAGAAATATTTTGGTTCGGTGATTCCCACCCGCGATAATGAATTTGCCGCGCTCAATACGGCGGTTTGGTCGGGCGGGTCGTTCATCTATGTGCCCAAGGGCGTGAAAGTCGATCTGCCGCTCCAGGCCTATTTCCGCATCAACGCGCCATCGATGGGCCAGTTTGAGCGCACATTAATTATTGTTGACGAAGATGCCTCGGTTCACTACATCGAGGGCTGTACCGCCCCGACCTATTCCAAAGACTCTTTGCACGCCGCCGTGGTGGAAATAATCGCCCTGCCCCGGGCAAAAATCCGTTACACCACCATTCAAAACTGGTCCTCGAATGTTTATAATCTGGTGACTAAGCGAGCGGTAGCACATGAAAACGCGCTGGTCGAGTGGGTCGATGGTAATCTGGGGTCAAAGGTGACCATGAAGTATCCGGCCGTATTGCTCAAGGGCCGCGGTGCCCGTGCCGACGTGCTGTCGGTAGCGTTCGCCGGTAAGGGTCAGCACCAGGATACCGGCGCCAAGGTCTGGCATCTGGCATCCGACACATCATCGAAAATTGTTTCCAAATCCATATCCAAGGACGGCGGCCGCGCTTCTTACCGCGGGCTGGTAAGAGTTGTACCCTGGGCCGCCAACTGCCGGGTGAATGTGCGCTGTGACGCCCTTCTGGTTGACGAACTTTCGCGATCGGACACCTATCCAACGATGGATATTGAAAACGACCGGACGATAGTTGAACACGAAGCGTCGGTATCAAAAATTAGCGATGAACAGCTTTACTACCTGCAATCGCGCGGCCTTTCCCGCGCCGCGGCCGAGCGTATGGTGGTGGTGGGATTCATGGAAGTCTTTGCCAAAGAACTGCCGCTGGAATATGCCATCGAGCTTAACCGCCTGATCGCCATGGAAATGAAGGACTCAATCGGATGA
- the sufC gene encoding Fe-S cluster assembly ATPase SufC, with protein sequence MSKISKFTLHIDRLTAGPKGKIILHDLNLLAKPGTITALMGPNGSGKSTLANILMGHPGYQVKSGRVMWQGVNILKLSASERARLGVFLAFQYPIEISGVGYREFLWTAYQAVTGEKASSKKFDQRLRNALRELKLAPKFLERSINEGFSGGEKKKAELVQLLMLQPKLIILDETDSGLDIDALKLVAQTVKKLKAPQRVVLVITHYQKLLHALKPDAVHVMSDGAIAVSGAQGLLHKLDRQGYAWLLEKK encoded by the coding sequence ATGTCCAAAATATCAAAGTTCACATTGCATATCGATCGGCTGACCGCCGGCCCCAAAGGCAAGATTATTCTTCATGATTTGAATCTGCTCGCCAAACCGGGCACCATTACCGCTTTGATGGGTCCGAATGGTTCGGGCAAGTCAACGCTGGCTAACATCCTGATGGGTCACCCGGGTTATCAGGTGAAAAGTGGGCGGGTCATGTGGCAAGGCGTAAATATTTTGAAGCTTTCCGCTTCCGAACGTGCCCGGCTAGGTGTGTTTTTGGCGTTCCAATACCCAATCGAAATTTCGGGCGTGGGTTACCGCGAATTTCTCTGGACGGCGTATCAGGCTGTCACCGGGGAAAAGGCTAGCTCGAAAAAATTTGACCAGCGACTGCGTAACGCATTGCGTGAATTAAAGTTAGCACCGAAGTTTCTGGAGCGTTCAATCAATGAGGGCTTCTCGGGTGGTGAAAAAAAGAAGGCCGAATTGGTTCAGCTGCTCATGCTTCAACCCAAACTGATTATACTGGACGAAACCGATTCGGGACTGGATATTGACGCCCTCAAGCTGGTCGCCCAGACCGTAAAAAAGCTTAAGGCTCCCCAGCGAGTAGTTCTGGTAATTACCCATTATCAAAAACTTCTGCATGCCTTAAAACCGGACGCGGTTCATGTTATGTCCGATGGTGCGATTGCGGTTTCGGGGGCGCAAGGCTTGCTTCATAAACTAGACCGCCAAGGCTATGCCTGGTTGTTGGAAAAGAAATAA
- a CDS encoding Rrf2 family transcriptional regulator: MPYFGAISAKEHYALRLALWLAKSYSTQQSVTLSEISRHENISLKYLEQLILPFKKAGWIKSRRGRNGGYVMVKNPKLVSLKAIVSLIEGRLQLIDCATHNQGRACALSNHCPSKKAWSKVQTALDQTMAGISLAKLLT; encoded by the coding sequence ATGCCATATTTCGGTGCCATTTCGGCCAAAGAGCACTACGCCCTGCGCCTGGCGCTCTGGCTGGCCAAATCATACTCCACCCAACAATCGGTAACACTGTCTGAAATCAGCCGTCACGAAAACATCTCACTCAAGTATCTTGAGCAATTGATTCTACCATTCAAAAAAGCCGGTTGGATAAAAAGCCGCCGCGGTCGCAATGGCGGTTATGTTATGGTTAAGAATCCAAAATTAGTTTCGTTGAAAGCCATAGTTTCACTGATAGAGGGACGCCTTCAACTGATCGACTGTGCCACCCATAATCAAGGCCGAGCTTGCGCGTTATCAAACCATTGTCCGTCTAAAAAAGCCTGGTCCAAGGTTCAAACCGCGTTGGATCAAACTATGGCCGGTATTTCATTAGCTAAATTATTAACCTAA
- a CDS encoding HD domain-containing protein, with amino-acid sequence MKHIANFFYELGMLKRQLHVGPTLAGALPVELDSLSDHTARAALIGYILADLEGVNPEKVACMLLVHDVPEVRIGDQHKVAAGYLNTDAAEQAAFEEQLELLPDAVAASWKKYQAEFNQRDTKEGTVAKDADWLETAITARELVGRGYSAMQNWIDNVRSALETASAKKILEEIEKTEPTDWWKDLKKMTYTKLG; translated from the coding sequence ATGAAGCACATCGCCAATTTCTTCTATGAACTAGGTATGCTGAAACGTCAATTACACGTGGGGCCCACGTTGGCTGGTGCGCTGCCGGTGGAATTAGACAGCTTAAGCGATCACACGGCGCGCGCGGCATTGATTGGGTATATATTGGCCGATCTGGAAGGAGTCAATCCGGAAAAGGTAGCGTGTATGCTCTTAGTGCATGATGTCCCGGAAGTTAGGATTGGTGATCAGCACAAAGTGGCGGCTGGATATCTCAATACCGACGCGGCCGAACAGGCGGCGTTCGAAGAACAGTTGGAGTTATTGCCTGATGCGGTCGCGGCCAGCTGGAAAAAGTATCAAGCGGAATTTAACCAACGCGATACCAAAGAAGGAACAGTGGCCAAAGATGCCGATTGGCTGGAGACGGCCATTACCGCTCGTGAATTGGTCGGGCGCGGTTATTCGGCTATGCAAAACTGGATAGACAATGTGCGCTCCGCGCTGGAAACAGCTAGCGCTAAAAAGATCCTCGAGGAAATAGAAAAAACAGAACCGACCGACTGGTGGAAAGATCTCAAGAAGATGACGTATACAAAACTGGGATAA